The proteins below come from a single Cervus elaphus chromosome 4, mCerEla1.1, whole genome shotgun sequence genomic window:
- the NTN5 gene encoding netrin-5 has translation MPVTFALWLLLSQASADPDPCYHPGGRPRFCLPPVTQLAGMAASCPQACGPSPGVDLGPRAPCNGSLTLGLGGPFLLSSVSLRFCTPGPPALVLSAAWAIGGPWRSLWRRPAWPGALGGPERVTFRVPAGPKASVVASHLRLELGGRGGLAAAGVRGRCQCHGHAARCAARDRPPRCRCRHHTTGPGCESCRPSHRDWPWRPATPRHPHPCLPCSCNQHARRCRFNSELFRLSGGRSGGVCERCRHHTAGRHCHYCQPGFWRDPGQPINSRKACRACQCHPIGATGGTCNQTSGQCSCKLGVTGLTCNRCGPGYQQSRSPRMPCQRIPEETTTLATTPQAYSLDPQCQNYCNTSDTRIHMSLRRYCQQDYVLHAQVLASEAADTAWQRLAVRVLAVYKQRARPVRRGSQAAWVPRADLTCGCLRLRPANHYLLLGSTAGSPDPTRLVLDRHGLALPWRPRWARPLRRLQQEEHAGGCRGLRPSTPSPEPRL, from the exons ATGCCCGTGACCTTTGCCCTCTGGCTCCTCCTGAGCCAGGCCAGCGCGGACCCGGACCCATGTTACCACCCTGGGGGCCGCCCCCGCTTCTGCCTCCCACCCGTGACCCAGCTGGCTGGCATGGCTGCCTCCTGTCCCCAGGCCTGTGGCCCCTCCCCGGGCGTGGACCTCGGCCCGCGGGCCCCCTGCAATGGCAGTCTGACCCTGGGCCTGGGGGGCCCTTTCCTCCTGTCGTCCGTCAGCCTGCGCTTCTGCACCCCAGGACCCCCAGCCCTGGTCCTGTCTGCTGCCTGGGCCATCGGAGGGCCCTGGAGGTCACTGTGGCGCAGGCCCGCCTGGCCGGGGGCATTGGGAGGGCCCGAGAGGGTGACCTTCCGGGTCCCAGCGGGCCCTAAGGCCAGCGTGGTGGCCAGTCACCTCCGCCTGGAGCTCGGGGGCCGAGGGGGGCTGGCAGCTGCGGGCGTGAGAGGCCGCTGCCAGTGCCACGGCCACGCTGCCCGCTGCGCTGCCCGCGACCGGCCGCCTCGCTGCCGCTGCCGCCACCACACCACCGGCCCGGGCTGTGAGAGCTGCCGGCCATCCCACCGCGACTGGCCTTGGCGGCCCGCCACGCCCCGGCACCCTCACCCTTGCCTGC CCTGCTCCTGCAACCAGCACGCGCGACGCTGCAGGTTCAACTCGGAGCTGTTCAGGCTGTCTGGCGGCCGGAGTGGGGGCGTTTGTGAGCGGTGCCGCCACCACACAGCCGGGCGGCACTGCCACTACTGCCAGCCAGGGTTCTGGAGGGACCCCGGCCAGCCCATCAACAGCCGCAAGGCCTGCAGGG CCTGCCAGTGCCATCCTATTGGGGCGACAGGCGGTACCTGCAACCAGACCAGTGGGCAGTGCTCCTGCAAGTTAGGGGTCACTGGCCTGACCTGCAACCGCTGCGGTCCTGGCTACCAGCAGAGCCGCTCCCCCAGGATGCCCTGCCAGC GAATCCCAGAGGAGACAACCACCCTTGCTACAACCCCTCAAGCTTACAGCTTGG ACCCTCAGTGTCAAAACTATTGCAATACCTCGGACACCAGGATACACATGAGCCTTCGGAGGTACTGCCAGCAGGACTATG TGCTCCACGCGCAGGTGCTGGCGTCCGAGGCCGCAGACACGGCATGGCAGCGGCTGGCCGTGCGCGTGCTGGCCGTGTACAAGCAGCGAGCGCGGCCCGTGCGCCGTGGTAGCCAGGCCGCCTGGGTGCCCCGTGCCGATCTGACGTGCGGATGTTTGCGCCTGCGGCCCGCCAACCACTACCTGCTGCTGGGCAGCACGGCTGGCAGCCCAGATCCTACACGCCTTGTCCTCGACCGCCACGGCCTCGCGCTGCCCTGGAGGCCGCGCTGGGCCCGGCCGCTGCGGCGGCTGCAGCAGGAAGAGCACGCTGGGGGGTGCCGCGGCCTGCGGCCTTCGACCCCGAGCCCCGAACCCAGGCTCTAG